The Paenibacillus sp. BIC5C1 DNA segment CCGATCGAGATATGCAAGCTGCTCCAGCGCCAGCATCGTTTGTTCAGATAAAGGTTCCTCCATCACGGTACGAAGAAGTTTATCAGCATAGCCGTCATCCTGCTCAAGTTTGGATCGGGCATGTTGACGTGCCATGTCCTCTTCGCTGATTTCCTCTTCCTCCCGCTCTTCACGAACCTCGGGTAAATCTTCCCCATAATGAGGGAATGCAGCTTCGAGCCATTCGAGCAACGCTCGCCATTCGTCGTAATGCCGTTCCTCCTGCCCTTGGCATTGCAGCAAAAAGCGAAGCAGGTCCATCGCTTCACCATAGCGTTCATTTTCTAGCATAACCGTCAATTGAATCTGGTAATAGTCCAGCGTCTTAGGAAACAGCACGATATTGTTACTGTGCTCGGTTTCCGGGGTCGTGGATTCCTTAATAGGAGCACCTCCTCTGTATCCTGAATCTCCAGTCGCAATCAACCATAAATAGATGTATATTAAACGAAAGTCGATCTATTTTTTGAGTTCTTCTGATATTCTAACATAACCTTAATTATAATGAAAAAAACGTTACCGCCGCCAAATATCATATACGAAAAATAGTTTAAAATAAAATGTTTGATATTCATCATTATTTATGATAAAATCAATTTTGCTTGAAAAAATCCATGTCTCAGTAGCTCAGCTGGATAGAGCAACGCCCTTCTAAGGCGTCGGTCGGGGGTTCGAATCCCTCCTGGGACGTAGCAAAGAAAAAGCTTCCTTCGGGAAGCTTTTTTTTTGCGTTCTGGGGATGAGAACCCCGATGGTTCGTCGGAGCATAAGCTTCGGGAGGATTACTTCGCAGTCTCGACTGCAAGGAGAGTATCCCTCCTGGGACGTATTAAAGAAAAGCTTCCTTCGGGAAGCTTTTTTTGCGTTCCGGGGATGAGAACCCCGATGGTTCGTCGGAGCCTAAGCTTCGGGAGCACAACTTCGCAGTCTCGACTGCAAGGAGAGTATCCCTCCTGGGACGTATTAAAGAAAAGCTTCCTTCGGGAAGCTTTTTTTGCGTTCTAGGGATGATTAATACGTTAATCGGCTGATGTTGACACGGGATGTTATGCTTGTTTATGTATATGTATGTATCAAAGTATACATATTAGACAAATAAACTTTAGGAGATTTACCATGCCATCATCTTTACATCAAAATGCCCCTGACCGCTCTGAAGTCGATAATTCATCGTCAGCATCCATGAAACTTGGACTCTTGCTGGCAGGCATTATCGTTATCGCAGCAACCATGCGTTCACCTATTACGGCAACAGGTCCAATTGTGGAACTGATCCGTACAGATACAGGTATAAGTCATACGTTGGCAGGCTTGCTTACCTCTCTTCCTTTGCTTGCCTTCGCGGCAATCTCTCCGTTCGCCCCACAATTGGCGCGAAGATTCGGACTAGAAACCGCTCTGTTAACTGCCATAATTCTCGTGACTATAGGTGTATCCCTCCGGTTTATGCCCTCTGTTCCCGTTCTCTTTGCAGGAACAGCGATCCTTGGATGTGGGATTGCCCTGAGCAACGTATTGCTGCCCAGTCTGATCAAAAGGGATTTCCCATTGCGAGTGGGACTCGTTACCGGACTTTATTCCGTGTCCATGAATATATGGGGCGCTATTGCCTCAGGAATCAGCGTCCCAGCTGCAGGCTTAACCTCCATGGGTTGGCACGCTTCACTGGGCATGTGGGCGATACTGTCCATTCTAGCCCTGATTCTCTGGCTGCCTCACGTCCGATCTGGACGTCGCGGTGAAGTTTACGTGGCTTCGAGAACGGAAGCGAAGCCGGTTCGTCTTATTACCTCTCCCTTAGCCTGGTATGTCACATTGTTCATGGGACTGCAATCTTTAATTTTTTACACTACAATTACCTGGTTGCCCGAGGTTTTATCTGATCAAGGTTTCAGTTCCTCTTCAGCAGGCTGGATGTTATCCCTGATGCAAATGGTTAGTGTACCAGTAACGTTCATCGTTCCCATTCTCGCTGGTCGAATGAAAGATCAACGTAAGTTGACAGCAATTACAGGGTCATGTCTGATTCTGGGATACGCATTCCTTTTAAGTGGTATTTCCTCGCTGGTAACCATTGGTGTTGCTTTAGCCGGCGTTGGAGCAGGGGCTTCGTTCGGACTTGTAACCATGTTTTTTGTACTGCGTACGTCCGATGCAAGACAGGCTGCGGGACTTTCAGGTATGGCTCAATCCTTTGGGTATATGCTGGCAGCTGTCGGACCTTTGCTGTTCGGCGTGCTTCATGATTGGACACAAGGATGGACCCTTCCCTTGCTAGTACAGGTTCTCCTTGCCATTGTATTACTAGTCGCAGGTATAAATGCCAGCAAGAATCGAGTGATCGGTTAGATTAATTACGCTCCCCTTATGAGTGACAGGCTAACAAAACCTGTACTCATGAGAGGAGCGTTTTATTATTGACGGACTTTCATGTGAACTATATTCAATTTACAACTAACAGGACAACGAATAGTTATCCATTCACGCAGCAGAGAAAAAAACAAGATAAAACGGTCTCCATCCCGCGAGATCAGGATGAAGACCGCTTATGCGAAAACATTTGCTTCAATAAATAAGTGCCGTGGAGTTTATTTCACTTTTACCGTGATCTTGTCCGTGCTGGTGACACCAGCTGCGTTGATTAACTCAGCCCGGTACGTATACGTGCCTGAAGTGCGTCCTGTCAGCGAAGTAACGGCACTTTGCGCATTAGGCGTAACCGCTTTGAGCGTTTGGGTGTCGATCAACTTATCATTTTCGTAGAGGCGATACTCAGTAGCATTGGTTCCCCACCACAAGTTCATAGTTACCTTATAATTACCGTCGCCATCCCAGTTATCTTGAGAGAGAACTGCTTTGCCTGGCGATGCGTTGGTAACCTTGACTGTCAGTGTCGCACTCCGTGTGGTCCCTTTGTCGTTCGTTAGCTCGGCTACGTACGTATAGGTGCCGTTGGCTTTACCCGTGATCTTCGTTTGGGCAAACTGTGCCAGTGGCGCATTGTAGGTCAACTTCTGCGTATCGATCAAAACCCCATCCTCATAAAGCTTGTAGCTGGTGGCGTTCTCACCCCACCACAGGTTCATGGTAACGATATATGAGCCTTCGCTCAGGCCATTACCAACCCAATTATTATGAGACAAAACAGGTGTTCCAGGCGCTTTGACGGCTGGAGTTTCAGGCTCAGTCTCCTTGGATTTCAGACTCAGTGCCGTAGTGCCTTTACCAGATAGTCCTTGTTGGTCTTTTACCGTAAGTTCAACTGCATATTCACCTGCTTGGATGCCTTCTAAAGGAAGAGTGAAGCTACCATCAGGTTTTACTTCAAATACACCCTCCTTGTAAATCGAACCATCCTCTTTTTTCAGGACGTATGTTGCGTTCAGCGCAGCCGCCGGGTCAAACTCAATGTTCCAGTTCTCTTTAAGTGAAGGAGCAACACGGAAGTACAAGTCATCCACGCTGCCATTAACAACAACAGATTCATCTTGCTTGAATTCCAGTTTTTCTGGTGCTGTTACAACCGGAGCTGCTTTTTTCACCAAAAATGGAGAGGTATCTTCGATATACGTTTTGCCATCAACACCGATTGTAGTGATATCAACCGTGTAAAGACCATCTGGAATCGTCGTTACCTCGTCGGTAGTGTAATCTGCATACTGTCCATCCCAAGCCAGATTATATCTTGTGTTGGCTGCGAAATTGTAGTAGTTTCCAAAAATAGATCCAATATATCCATCTCCATAATAGCCCCCATCCGGGTTAAGGCCATCAAAGATCTCAATAAGGGCAAAATTCATGGGATTGTAGAATTCCATAGCTACATTGAGTGTATCCAGCGAACCATCAGACTTCAATGGATAGTGGAATGGGTTCTTCTCTGTACCATATACAGTCTCAATGTATTTAACGCCTGCTAGGGTAAGATTGAAATGTGCAACATATGGAACACTAAATGTGTCCGTTCCATTAGACAACTGAAGGTATCCTTGCGCTTCCGTTACCGCAGTAACACCTTTTGGAACTGTAATGGTAACCTTCAACTCTTCCTCACCATTCAGTGTAAAAGAGCTCTTGTCCACCGCAACGGATACACCAGGAATTGTACGAGTAGGATTCACGCTTACAGTGTAGTTTCCACCGCTGCCATTCAGCGACTCCACTTTGATCGTTTTGCTGACGGTTTTTTCGTCCGTGCTGAGGAAGTTGCCAAAATTCACACTACCAGTAACATTTGGTTTCTCGACAGCCACGCCATTCTCTGTGTATTTAGTTACATCCAATACTTTAACAAATGCAGCAGGATCAATCGTTTTCACCGCTTGAATACGCCCCGCACCTTGATCAAACACATCGTATTTGGTTGTGTCGAGCACTTTACCATTGTTCATGAGTGCTACTTTAATATCAAATGGTGTCCAGTCACTGTGCTTCTCAATCAACAGGGCAACTAGTCCGGCAACATGAGGCGTGGCCATACTTGTACCTGATTTACGATCATAAGCCTGTGAATAATCTGCTCCAGGCTCGTCCTTGCCATAGGCAGGAACAGTAGACAGAATGCTGGTACCCGGTGCAACTATATCCGGTTTGATATCCAGAGTCACCTTGGCTGGTCCGCGGGAGCTGGATGGATTCATTTCATCTCCAGCCGTTTGACCTTTAACGAATTCACTAAAGCTCACTTCAACGCTTTGACCGGCATCCAGCTCAGCCTTGATACTTTCTCCATCTTCCTTCGACATGCTCAAGGTTGGAATAAGTTCAAAATTATCTCCCAAACTCACACCGATCGGGCCTGGAATATTGTTATATACGATAATAGCAACTGCCCCAGCAGCTTTGGCATTGGCTACTTTCTCTACAAACGCTAGCTCACCGCGCTGTACAAAAGCCACTTTGCCTGTAAAATCCTTGCCTTCAAAGTCGGTCGGCTTACCCAACCCAGCGAATAAAAGATCATATTGACCCGTCAAAACAGATTCCGGATCTGCCGAGAGGCTCCAGCCCATTACATCAAGTCGGTACACCGACTCAGTAACAGCCAATGGATTTTGCTCCGTTTCAGTTGGAGCAATCGCAGGCTCTTCTTTCACAGGTGCAACCTCTGGAGAGGTTTCGACTGGTGCCGAAGACGAGGCCGGCTCAACACCCTCTTCTGATTGGCTGGCTTCCACATCAAAAGCTGTATCATCGTCAGATGCTGAATCAGACAATCCAGCTTCGTTTGTTGATGGAGCTGCTTCACCGGTCACATCTTCCGGTGTGGTTGATGGTTCACCTTGAGCTGGAACTTCAGGAGTATCAGCACCCGGTGCTGTTCCCAGTTCAGGGGACGACTCAACTTCAGGGACAGGTTGTTCTTCAGGAAGCGTACCTTCACCTTCCTCACCAATCCAGAAATGAGTATTGGCTGTAATGCTTTGGCTAGGCCCTGTGGAGTTACCTACAGTGATTGCCATAGCCGATGCTCCTGGAGAACCTAATGTATAACGATTCGGGCCATCATTACCGCTTGCGACAACTGCAGTCACGCCAGACAGCATGGCATTATTAAGCGCAACTGAAGTGATATAACTTGGATCATTGGCAGCGTTACCCAACGAGAGATTGATTACGTCCATGCCATCGGCAACGGAACGGTCAATTCCACCAAGCACCCATGAAGTTTGACCACTTCCATAGGGCCCAAGAACACGATATGCATAAATATCGGCTTCAGGAGCAACCCCAACAATCCCGTAATCTCCAGCTTCACGAGCAGCAATGGTACCAGCCACGTGAGTACCATGGGATGTGTAATAGGCGCTTCCATTGGCATTAAATTCAGGTGCACCAGATAATTTCCACTCTTCATGTGTTGTTTCATAAGGATCATTGTCATTTTCAACGAAATCCCAGCCACCTTTGAAGGCGTCTTGCAAATTAGGATGTTCATAATCGATTCCTGTATCAATAACACCAACTTTGACGCCTTTTCCTTTGTACCCCAGATTCCATACTTCAGGGGCGCCAATAAAAGGTGCGGTATCTTTCATATAAGGATTTACCTCATCTGTTTCCGGAGCTACGGTAATTTCGAGGTCTGGATATACACTGACAACGCCCGGTATGCGAAGCAATTGCCCCAATTGGTTGCCCTTAAGTTCAATGGCCACACCATTTAGAGCATATGCGTAATTTTCCAATACTTCGTGTTTGATTTTATTCTGAGTGAGGCTATGTACAAATGACTGTTGTTGTTGCTCAACTTGAGTCACAGCCTTTGTTTCCATAGAGGAGGTAAAAGATTTTCCAGAGAGGGTAGATTCGCCTTGCGCAACAGCAACTGGCTTATTGGAGAGTTCAACAATGACTCTTGTATTCTCTCCCCCAAGACCTTCCAGACTCTTGTCTAAAAATGGATCTGCTGCAAGCTTTCCTTCCCGCTGGGCAAGAATCTCTCTCCATTGTTTGGCTTCGGTCTTGCTTAGCGAATTCTCAAGCTGAATACCAACAGGAGCGGCTCCGGCCGCTGGCATGATAATAGAAAAAGTCATTAGAATACTTAACAATATGGATATCAAACGTTTATTCAAGGCTATGCCCCTCCTTCTCAATATGAAAGTACCTCACCAATCGATTGGGTCCTGCAATGACAAGTACTGCAATACCTGTGACAACTCACCACCCTATCTGCAAGTAGATTGACCCTTGGTAAATTATTCTACTAAAATAGCACATTTACCTTCTAAATAATTACAATTATGATATAAAAATTACTTATATGGTTCTTGAGTAAGAGAAAAATGTTAAATTGTATTTATTTGTCGATTGAATAGTTCAATTTTAAAATATGACATAGGAAAAAAGGCCAAGATCCTCTTCATTCCGAAAGAGATTCCCAGCCTATTTGTGATCGATGGATTTCATGAAAAATATTTTATTAATTCATTTAACAGTGACACATCTTTTGCTTATTTAACTTCCCGGCTTCACTGCTTCAATTCGAAGACGCTTATAATCGGCATAGATTGCATCTTCTTTCCAGAGCTTCGGCACAACGATTTGGCTAGTTTCACGACAGATTTTCTGAATTTGCTCCTGACTCAAACCATCAAAATAGTCCCCTCCAAAATGGGCCAACCAGCCCTCTATACCCTGTTCACCATCCGCGAGTCTGGTAGGGCGGTCATAGTGGTAGGCCTGCCGCACCAAAAATCCGCATTGTTCCAAAATGTTGCTATATTGCCCGATCGTCGGGAAATACCAAGGGTTGCGCTCAGATCCACGTATGCCAGTTTGTCTTTCAAACACTTCTTCTAATGCATCTACAATGATCTGTACATTACCCTTGCCACCGAACTCTGCTACAAAACGTCCCCCAGGCTTCAAAGACTTCCATACACTATCCGCTACAAGTCGAGGACTTCGCATCCAATGCAGAGCTGCATTGGAAAAGACGGCATCATAGAGCTTGTTCGTCGCAAACTGATGTCCGTCCCCCTCCATAAAATCGATAGCGGGAAACTTCTCTTTTGCACGGCGAATCATGTCCGGTGATGCATCCATGCCAACTACCTCAGCATGCGTTACAGAAATTTCGTACGTCAAATCCCCCGTCCCACAACCCAAGTCAAGGATATACTCCCCTTTTTGAGGTTGAAGCCATGAGATTAAACTTTTGCCGTAACCCGATACAAAAGCCAGTTTGTTGTCATACTCATCCGCTTGCCATTGATTAATCGAATGCATGGATACCACCGTCGCTTTCATGATTGATATCTACATTGTGTCACAAGATAGTTTATTATTTAAATATATAAAATCTATTCACTTGATAGGTTATACCTATAAAAAAATACCAACCTCCGACGAACCTTTGGGATTCTCATCCCCTGTACGCAAAAAAGCTTCCCGTAGGAAGCTTTTTCTAACGTCCCAGGAGGGATACTCTCCTTACAGTCGAGACTGCGAAGTATTCCTATCGATGCTTATGCTCCGACGAACCATCGGGGTTCTCATCCCTTGTACGCAAAAAAGCTTCCCGTAGGAAGCTTTTTCTAACGTCCCAGGAGGGATTCGAACCCCCGACCGACGGCTTAGAAGGCCGTTGCTCTATCCTGCTGAGCTACTGAGACAAATATGTATAATAAAAATACCGCGCGATTACTATTATACTCTCATTTCTATATTTTTCAATAGTTTTATAAAAAAATTAATAAATGCATCATTCCACATGACTTGAACGTATTATTTTCATACTTAGGAAAGCTATAGAATATGAATGCTTTAACGAGGCAATATTGGAAATATTAAGCTCAGATGCGTTTAGAACATGGGCAGGCATATTCATGATGAGACTTGCTGGGTAATCATTTGCATACATACATTCTACTGGAACCAAATAAAGGAGAGAAATCGCTATGAGACAACTTTTATCAGCATTATCCTATTTTAGTATCTTCTTTGCCCCATTCCTGTTCCCCATCATAATTTGGATTGTAGCCAAAGACAACTATATTGAGGGACATGCAAAACGGGCCTTATTCTCGCATATATTCCCGTTTATTGCGGCAATCCCGCTACTTTATTTCTTCGTTACCGCCCATAGTCTGGGTTCCGCTGTCGGATTTGTAATTTTGTTTTTTGTCATTTATGCACTAAGTTTTGTGTACAATATCGTCAAAGGTATTCAAGTGCTGCGTGAATATGCCTAACCACAAGCTCCATAACCAAGTTAAAATAAACATTCAAAAACCCGCCTTTCGAAAGAAGGGCGGGTTTCTGCATTCCGGTTACTTGTTTCCCTGACGCCACGGATTTCTCTGGGCAGGACGCTTGCTGTTAATGGCGAGCACTTCCTCGGCAAACTCGGTATGATGCGCATAAAGGTTCCCTTTGTTTTTCTTGAACTTGGAAGCCATTGCTATCACCTCCCCGGAACTTGCATATAGTATGGCTCCGGGTAATTCCGCTTATCCTTTGCAGCTATCGGCATTTGTTGGAACGAATACCTTAACCTTGCCCCACCAAATAGCGTTGAAGTGTCGGTCCCAGTAATCCAAAAGCAAGTAACTCACTCTGAAACCGGGCTTTATCTTCCCCTGCTGTAATGCCCTCACTGTTCTCAAACGCTGTTTCCGTGGCATCTTCAAACGCGGTATGCATATTGTTATTGTACCAATCCAGGACTGCATCGGAATGATTGCGTACAATTCGAACGACTTCAAGCGAATTCCCCGGCTGGGTAGCCGCCACGTATACAAGCAAAGACGGATCACCCGTATTTCCAGGCTGTACTTCAACTTCTGCACAAGACAATCCATCCACTTCGGTTAATCTGCGTATTTTGGCATCCTGAATGGCATACATTTGTTATCGCGCTCCTTTGTCCATTTCATGTACTTTGTTCGATCTGGTATCGGGTCTCTGGTGTTCCCAAGCGATAAATCTCCCGATACACCTGCTGTAACACAGCTTCATATGCACGGTTTACAGACTCCTCCGGCGTATCCGGCCAAGGGAATACCATTCCTGGAAAGGCTTCTTCCTCTTTTTCCTGCATCAGATTAAGCAGTCCCAGTAATTGTTCCGCCTCCTGAGGCGTCGCCTGGATCACCCATTCATACGACGTTGCGTGCGGATCCGGAATAACGGAGCGCCCCATGACAGATACATAATAGGTCATACTGTCCATTTGCAAGTTCTCTCCTTCACAGGCATGTTGAGGCCGTTGTCCCTAGAACTAGTTTCCGAAGAGGACAGACATTTTATGCCTGCTTTCGGCATATATTTGTTACGACTTCTGACGAAAAAAACAACATTTGTGGCTGTTAGTGACTTAAGCAGCCATACGGATGAATGACTCGACTAAGAAAGGATGAACAAACCATGTGCGGTATAACCGGCTTCATACAGTGGAATCGGGATTTGACCCAGGAATCAGAGCTGCTGGTTCGGATGACGGACAGCTTGTCGAACCGGGGGCCCGACGCTTCAGGTACATGGATCTCCAATCCTTGTGCGTTCGGACATCGGCGTCTCAGCGTTATGGACCCGGAGAACGGGGCACAGCCCATGCATGCGTTACAGGGAGACACCTCCTATACCGTCGTGTATAACGGAGAACTATACAATGCACCCGAGTTGAAAAAGGAATTGCTCCAGCGCGGACACCATTTCCGCACACAATGTGATACGGAAGTGCTGCTCGCCTCTTATATTGAGTGGGGACCGGCCTGCGTTGACCGGTTTAACGGAATTTTTGCTTTTGCCATATGGGATGGCGGACGCGAACAGGTTTTTATCGCCCGTGATCGGCTGGGCGTCAAGCCCCTGTTCTACAGTCATGCAAAGGATGCACTCGTATTTGGCTCCGAACCCAAAGCACTGCTCATCCACCCGGATGTTGAAGCTGCGGTAGGCCCTGAAGGTTTGGCAGAAGTATTTATTGTTGGTCCTGCCCGGACACCTGGACACGGCGTATACTCCTCCCTTAATGAGCTCAAACCTGCGCATGCACTTATTTACAACCGAAACGGGATTAAAACCTACCCTTACTGGAAGCTGGAAAGTCAGCATCACGAACATAATCTGGATGAGACAGCTGCTGAAGTACGCAGACTGTTACAGGATACATTAGAACGCCAATTGGCTTCAGACGTTCCGGTCTGCTCTCTTTTGTCAGGGGGACTGGATTCAAGCGCTCTATCTGCGTTAGCGGTGGATTATTATAATCGTACAGGTCAAGGTCAGGTCAGTACGTATTCCGTAGACTATGTGGATAATGCAAAACATTTTCAGGCCCATTCCTTCCAACCTGGTGCAGATGGACCCTGGATTAAGCGTATGGTAGATGAACTGAAGACAGATCATCACTGGATTGAGATTGAAAATGGCGAGTTGGTTCATGCCCTGACCCAGGCGATGCTTGTGCGGGATTTACCGGGTATGGCAGATGTAGATTCCTCTCTCTATCTGTTCTGTAAGGAAATCAAAAAAGGAGCCACCGTTGCCATTTCGGGCGAAGCAGCGGATGAAGTATTTGGCGGTTATCCCTGGTTCCATCGGGAAGAGATGCTGAACTCCGGTACATTCCCATGGTCTGTAGCGCCTGATATGCGAGCAGGATTGTTATCTCCGGACATTCGGGAGTGGATCAGACCACTCGATTATCTAGCGGACCGTTACTCGGATGCTGTGGCTGAAGTGCCTTTACTCGATGGAGAGACCGGTAAGGCAGCCCAAATGCGAGTCATGTCTTATCTGAACATCACCCGGTTCATGCCAACATTGTTGGATCGGAAAGATCGGATGAGTATGGGAGCCGGGCTTGAGGTTCGGGTGCCTTACTGTGATCATCGTTTGATTCAATATGTATTCAACGTGCCTTGGGACATGAAAATGACAGGCGGAAGGGAAAAAGGCATTCTGCGCAAAGCGCTGGAAGGTGTACTGCCTGACGATGTGTTGTATCGGAAAAAGAGTCCATATCCGAAAACACATAACCCGCAGTATCTTGCTGCCGTTAAACAGCAGGTGCTGGATATTCTGGATGACGCAAGCTCACCGATCTTGCCATTAATCGACAAGGCTCAAATTCGCAAATTGGCCTCCTCGCCGGATGCTTCATCGAACCTGCCCTGGTTTGGACAGTTAATGTCGGGTCCACAGTTGTTTGCTTATCTGACACAGATCAACTCGTGGTTGCGTACGTACAAAGTGGCCATTCGATAAATAATGCTATCTTTTCATTCGTAAAAGGGGTGCCGCTTAGCAGCATAGTAGCTGTTAAGCGGCACCCCTTTGTCATACTCAAATTATTATAGCTACACATCATCCTACTTTAAATAACCAAGAGACTGCTGTAATTCTTCCGCAACCTCTTCCTGCCTACTTGCTGACTGATATCTATTGATTAATCAGAACCGGATTACGCTCAAGCAGTCCACTGCCAAAGATATCTCTGAACGGAGAATCCTCCATATGAATATAACCGATGTAACAGCCACACTTCTTCATGCCACACGGCCGATCTGCGGCCAAAGCCTCCAAACCATCGCGGTAGAGATGCCCAATAATCCGACGATCCTTGTAGCACCTCTTTACATGCCCTGACCCTTGCACATAAAATACCTCCGAACCCGCGGAACAGCGCTTGCCCAGACTCTCATAATCCCGCAGATTCCCATCAAACAGCGGATCAACGGATCGTAAAAAGTCCACCTCTTCCACGCTGTAATATTTGGGTCGATCTTTAAATGCATTGATCCACATATACACGTCATCGGGTAATGCCTGTCTCATCGATTCAATAGCAGGAAATGCGCTACGCAATCCAACCGTCCCCACACTGAAAGCAAGTCCCATCTCACGTAAAGTCAAACATTGTTTGACGAAGGAAGACTCCTTCGTCTCTCGTGGGTGATAGGTCGCCCAAAATGCTGCTTTATCCCGATTCAACTCGCGGGCCCAGTCCAGTTTGACAGACAGATTGGTTTGGACTGCAATTTTGTCCACATGTGGCATATGGGATAGTTCTATCATTGCTTCCCGATACCAACGTCTTACCAGAGCTTCTCCATATGGGTTAAAGAAAATCGAAAATTGATGACCAGCACTCTCCTGATCCCTCACCCATTTCACAAATTGACGCAGTTGTTGTTCATCCGCTTCCAACGTCTCCTTGGAATCTACCGTTTTGCTAAACGGACAGTACGGGCAGTCGTAATTACATGACGACAGCTTACCCCGATAATACAAGGTTGCTCTCATGAGAACACAAACCCTTCCATTTGTTCACGTACCTCAGCGGAGATGAGCCAATCTCCAATGGCATCCGAGTAGCCCAATCCCTCTTCTGTCAGACGCAGCACCCGATTACCCTTATCGTCCTGCTCGAGCTCAGCCATGCCCTCAGACAACAGTTCACTCAACCATCCGTAGTCTGACATAACTTCCGTTCCGAATCGTTGATCATAATCCGACAGCGCCAAGCCTTCCCGATGCAGCAGAGCTTTCAGAATAAAGCGGCGCTTCTGCTCCTCCCGGCTGAGTACAATGCCGTAATCGGCCACATCATAACGCTCGGTTGCCACATAATCGGCGATGATGCTCTGTGTGGCCTTATAACTAACACCATACTTGGAAGCATAATGTACTTCACTGGTATAAGAGCGTGCACCGCACCCCAGACCAACCATGCCTTCCTCCTGACAGCTGTAGGGTAGAAGCTCTTTGCTTCCAGAAGATGATTGTTCTTTGGCAAATCTGCGCAT contains these protein-coding regions:
- a CDS encoding class I SAM-dependent methyltransferase, which encodes MHSINQWQADEYDNKLAFVSGYGKSLISWLQPQKGEYILDLGCGTGDLTYEISVTHAEVVGMDASPDMIRRAKEKFPAIDFMEGDGHQFATNKLYDAVFSNAALHWMRSPRLVADSVWKSLKPGGRFVAEFGGKGNVQIIVDALEEVFERQTGIRGSERNPWYFPTIGQYSNILEQCGFLVRQAYHYDRPTRLADGEQGIEGWLAHFGGDYFDGLSQEQIQKICRETSQIVVPKLWKEDAIYADYKRLRIEAVKPGS
- a CDS encoding DUF4870 domain-containing protein — protein: MRQLLSALSYFSIFFAPFLFPIIIWIVAKDNYIEGHAKRALFSHIFPFIAAIPLLYFFVTAHSLGSAVGFVILFFVIYALSFVYNIVKGIQVLREYA
- a CDS encoding CynX/NimT family MFS transporter, producing the protein MPSSLHQNAPDRSEVDNSSSASMKLGLLLAGIIVIAATMRSPITATGPIVELIRTDTGISHTLAGLLTSLPLLAFAAISPFAPQLARRFGLETALLTAIILVTIGVSLRFMPSVPVLFAGTAILGCGIALSNVLLPSLIKRDFPLRVGLVTGLYSVSMNIWGAIASGISVPAAGLTSMGWHASLGMWAILSILALILWLPHVRSGRRGEVYVASRTEAKPVRLITSPLAWYVTLFMGLQSLIFYTTITWLPEVLSDQGFSSSSAGWMLSLMQMVSVPVTFIVPILAGRMKDQRKLTAITGSCLILGYAFLLSGISSLVTIGVALAGVGAGASFGLVTMFFVLRTSDARQAAGLSGMAQSFGYMLAAVGPLLFGVLHDWTQGWTLPLLVQVLLAIVLLVAGINASKNRVIG
- a CDS encoding S8 family serine peptidase encodes the protein MNKRLISILLSILMTFSIIMPAAGAAPVGIQLENSLSKTEAKQWREILAQREGKLAADPFLDKSLEGLGGENTRVIVELSNKPVAVAQGESTLSGKSFTSSMETKAVTQVEQQQQSFVHSLTQNKIKHEVLENYAYALNGVAIELKGNQLGQLLRIPGVVSVYPDLEITVAPETDEVNPYMKDTAPFIGAPEVWNLGYKGKGVKVGVIDTGIDYEHPNLQDAFKGGWDFVENDNDPYETTHEEWKLSGAPEFNANGSAYYTSHGTHVAGTIAAREAGDYGIVGVAPEADIYAYRVLGPYGSGQTSWVLGGIDRSVADGMDVINLSLGNAANDPSYITSVALNNAMLSGVTAVVASGNDGPNRYTLGSPGASAMAITVGNSTGPSQSITANTHFWIGEEGEGTLPEEQPVPEVESSPELGTAPGADTPEVPAQGEPSTTPEDVTGEAAPSTNEAGLSDSASDDDTAFDVEASQSEEGVEPASSSAPVETSPEVAPVKEEPAIAPTETEQNPLAVTESVYRLDVMGWSLSADPESVLTGQYDLLFAGLGKPTDFEGKDFTGKVAFVQRGELAFVEKVANAKAAGAVAIIVYNNIPGPIGVSLGDNFELIPTLSMSKEDGESIKAELDAGQSVEVSFSEFVKGQTAGDEMNPSSSRGPAKVTLDIKPDIVAPGTSILSTVPAYGKDEPGADYSQAYDRKSGTSMATPHVAGLVALLIEKHSDWTPFDIKVALMNNGKVLDTTKYDVFDQGAGRIQAVKTIDPAAFVKVLDVTKYTENGVAVEKPNVTGSVNFGNFLSTDEKTVSKTIKVESLNGSGGNYTVSVNPTRTIPGVSVAVDKSSFTLNGEEELKVTITVPKGVTAVTEAQGYLQLSNGTDTFSVPYVAHFNLTLAGVKYIETVYGTEKNPFHYPLKSDGSLDTLNVAMEFYNPMNFALIEIFDGLNPDGGYYGDGYIGSIFGNYYNFAANTRYNLAWDGQYADYTTDEVTTIPDGLYTVDITTIGVDGKTYIEDTSPFLVKKAAPVVTAPEKLEFKQDESVVVNGSVDDLYFRVAPSLKENWNIEFDPAAALNATYVLKKEDGSIYKEGVFEVKPDGSFTLPLEGIQAGEYAVELTVKDQQGLSGKGTTALSLKSKETEPETPAVKAPGTPVLSHNNWVGNGLSEGSYIVTMNLWWGENATSYKLYEDGVLIDTQKLTYNAPLAQFAQTKITGKANGTYTYVAELTNDKGTTRSATLTVKVTNASPGKAVLSQDNWDGDGNYKVTMNLWWGTNATEYRLYENDKLIDTQTLKAVTPNAQSAVTSLTGRTSGTYTYRAELINAAGVTSTDKITVKVK